A genomic window from Paenibacillus sp. FSL K6-0276 includes:
- a CDS encoding FMN-binding protein, translated as MKKLISLTVSAAILLAPFAYTLNVPALNLKVDAVSAASEEADAPAAKPTAKPAATAKPVATPKATAKPVATPKPTAKPVVTPKATVKPVATPKATAAPAATTKPVTTPKATAAPAATVVPAATVKPVPTTLPVTVKENVYQDGVYVAYGDAYSKGTEGAKIEIKDGKITSIDLLRTSPKLIDRDARNNYSALWQAYGLMKNKLIGKTRDGAAAVDAVSGATRSSNGWKLSVDRAFERALTVKDTDAIYFDGVHMGIDPTGKYAVFATYESNKLIAVKVYPLNSAGDFVDEKAYTAEQSAAVAAITPALLAKGTAAQPVAGLEADFKAAINAFWDAEQNAKINNTSAYVDGFYSSYGTARSVGVERADIVIRNGKLVDVKLFRLGNNLIDRGATAYAEVVKANAPMTAKLLANGSYFAKYDEKVDGISGATESSHGWNQAVERAFEKALKVPGESKYFDGKFAGVDNQSKVLLLVDVASDAVTNIKVSLFGTDGKLIADDKLSAEQKSLVGTLTSGLLEKGVKMSDITGQEALSAAAKAALTDALTNASKVQGTYKDGTFTAFGDAYDKGTNRADVTLRNGKIVNVALYRVGMNLVDRGEAAYPEVVKAIPQLKASFLAAGTREAVQDVDAVSGATSSSVALKTAVDRAYGKAEIVETNKAAYFDGIFIGVSADKLVNIMAYVEHGVPVKMLVYYLDKDGKTRTINQLTDAELAVKSEIESTSTGNSLHKYGYRAAAFGNNDAEKEVSAKVVEAIKSALETAGK; from the coding sequence TTGAAAAAACTAATTTCTTTAACGGTTAGCGCGGCAATATTGTTAGCACCATTTGCTTACACACTTAATGTGCCTGCATTGAACTTGAAGGTGGATGCAGTATCCGCAGCTTCTGAAGAAGCGGATGCACCAGCAGCCAAACCAACAGCAAAACCAGCAGCAACAGCAAAACCAGTAGCAACACCAAAAGCAACAGCAAAACCAGTAGCAACACCAAAGCCAACAGCAAAACCAGTAGTAACACCGAAAGCAACGGTAAAACCAGTAGCAACACCAAAGGCAACCGCAGCTCCAGCAGCAACGACAAAACCAGTTACAACGCCAAAAGCGACCGCTGCTCCAGCGGCTACAGTAGTTCCAGCTGCGACTGTTAAGCCTGTGCCTACAACATTGCCGGTTACAGTTAAGGAAAATGTATATCAAGATGGGGTTTACGTAGCTTATGGCGATGCATACTCCAAAGGTACTGAAGGCGCTAAGATCGAAATTAAAGATGGAAAAATTACTAGCATTGATCTCCTGAGAACCAGCCCTAAGCTGATCGATAGAGATGCTCGCAACAATTATAGCGCTTTATGGCAAGCTTATGGATTGATGAAGAATAAATTGATTGGCAAAACAAGAGATGGAGCAGCAGCAGTAGATGCTGTTTCGGGAGCTACCCGCTCTAGTAATGGCTGGAAATTGTCTGTTGATAGAGCGTTTGAAAGAGCTCTAACAGTGAAAGATACAGATGCAATTTACTTTGATGGTGTTCATATGGGCATAGATCCTACAGGTAAATATGCAGTATTTGCAACCTACGAATCCAATAAGCTCATAGCTGTTAAAGTGTACCCGCTGAACAGTGCTGGTGATTTCGTGGATGAGAAGGCTTACACGGCTGAGCAATCAGCAGCAGTTGCAGCTATAACTCCAGCATTGCTGGCTAAAGGAACAGCTGCACAACCTGTCGCAGGACTCGAAGCCGACTTTAAGGCTGCGATTAATGCTTTCTGGGATGCTGAGCAGAATGCAAAGATTAACAATACTTCTGCTTATGTAGACGGTTTCTATTCCTCTTACGGAACTGCAAGAAGTGTTGGCGTTGAAAGAGCTGACATCGTGATCCGCAACGGCAAGTTAGTGGATGTGAAACTGTTCAGACTTGGAAACAACCTAATTGACAGAGGTGCAACTGCTTATGCAGAAGTTGTAAAAGCTAATGCTCCGATGACAGCTAAGTTGCTCGCCAATGGATCTTACTTCGCTAAGTATGATGAGAAGGTTGATGGAATTTCAGGAGCTACAGAAAGCAGTCACGGTTGGAATCAGGCCGTAGAAAGAGCTTTCGAAAAAGCACTGAAAGTTCCTGGAGAAAGTAAATATTTTGATGGCAAATTCGCAGGTGTAGATAACCAATCTAAAGTGTTACTGCTTGTTGATGTTGCATCAGATGCAGTTACCAACATTAAAGTAAGCTTGTTTGGAACTGACGGCAAGCTAATTGCTGACGATAAACTGAGTGCAGAACAAAAATCGCTAGTGGGTACACTTACTTCAGGATTACTTGAAAAAGGTGTGAAAATGTCTGATATTACAGGTCAAGAAGCGTTATCCGCAGCTGCCAAAGCTGCACTGACTGATGCTTTGACTAACGCATCCAAAGTTCAAGGAACCTATAAAGACGGAACCTTTACTGCATTTGGTGATGCCTATGATAAAGGAACAAACAGAGCAGATGTGACTCTACGTAATGGTAAGATCGTAAATGTTGCATTGTATCGTGTAGGAATGAACCTTGTTGACAGAGGCGAAGCTGCTTACCCTGAGGTGGTAAAAGCGATTCCTCAATTGAAAGCTAGCTTCCTGGCAGCAGGTACTAGAGAAGCAGTGCAAGATGTAGACGCCGTTTCCGGCGCAACTAGCAGTAGTGTTGCACTTAAGACTGCGGTGGATAGAGCATACGGAAAAGCTGAGATTGTTGAAACTAACAAAGCTGCTTACTTCGATGGAATCTTCATTGGTGTAAGTGCTGATAAGCTTGTAAATATTATGGCTTATGTAGAACATGGCGTTCCTGTTAAAATGCTTGTCTACTATCTAGACAAAGATGGAAAGACAAGAACAATTAATCAACTGACGGATGCTGAGTTGGCCGTGAAGAGCGAGATTGAGTCGACTTCAACTGGCAATAGCCTGCACAAGTATGGATACCGCGCAGCAGCCTTCGGAAATAATGATGCAGAGAAAGAAGTATCTGCTAAAGTGGTTGAAGCCATTAAATCAGCGCTTGAAACAGCTGGTAAATAA